CCTGTTAATCTTCTTGCTCAGACACTACAAAAAATATCTGATGGAGATTTAACTGTAAGCGTTGGATTTAAAGATAGAGTTGATATTGTAGGAAGGCTTGCAAAGAGTATTGATAAGGTTTTACAAACATTCATAAATCTTACTGACAAATCTTTTGAGTATTCTCAAAGACTTGCTGAGACAGTTGATAAATGTAACAGAGTAATAGACGAAACAATAGAAGGAGCAAAAAAGCAATCACAGCAGGCAAATCAGATTGCTACAGCAGCTGAGGAGATGACACAGACAATTACAGATATAGCAAACAATGCATCAAAAGCATCTGAAACTGCTCAGGAAACAATGGAGATTGCTAAGAAAGGACAGAATCTATCTCAGAATGCTGTTCAGAAAGTTAATATCGTTTATCAAACAACGAATGAACTTGGGCAGATGATAGAAAAACTTAGCAGTTCTGCCTCTGAAATAGGAGACATTGTAACAGTTATTAAAGACATAGCTGATCAGACAAATCTTCTTGCTTTGAATGCGGCTATTGAGGCAGCAAGGGCAGGGGAACAGGGAAGAGGATTTGCAGTCGTTGCCGATGAAGTAAGAAAACTTGCAGAGAGAACAATCAGGGCAACTGAGGAAATTGCTCAGAAAATCAGCATGATTCAAAAGGAAACTTCAGATACTGCTCAATCAATGAAAAAGGAGCTTACAGAGGTTACAGAAGTAACAGAGGCTGTTAACACCATAGGAAATGCTCTTGGAGAAATTGTCTCTTCTGTAGTAAAGCTTAAGGATCAGATTACACAGATCGCAACTGCTGTTGAGGAACAGTCTGCAGCAAGTGAGGAAGTTACAAGAAACATTGAAGA
The nucleotide sequence above comes from Thermodesulfovibrio aggregans. Encoded proteins:
- a CDS encoding methyl-accepting chemotaxis protein, giving the protein MKKFLSELDRKVKLRWKMVIPLALAIAFGVIATVIVTGYGAYKIAYDSAVHFGAKEVPQEIMKEVRTLQLVFAVLGFLGIISASAIVYITYIVTHKPVNLLAQTLQKISDGDLTVSVGFKDRVDIVGRLAKSIDKVLQTFINLTDKSFEYSQRLAETVDKCNRVIDETIEGAKKQSQQANQIATAAEEMTQTITDIANNASKASETAQETMEIAKKGQNLSQNAVQKVNIVYQTTNELGQMIEKLSSSASEIGDIVTVIKDIADQTNLLALNAAIEAARAGEQGRGFAVVADEVRKLAERTIRATEEIAQKISMIQKETSDTAQSMKKELTEVTEVTEAVNTIGNALGEIVSSVVKLKDQITQIATAVEEQSAASEEVTRNIEESAKIASQIERLAETIVKDSYEILHVSSDLRHTAAAVKTKRTQQMLFDIFKGDHERLMIRVHAHVKGIDRLDPDRLADYRSCGLGKWYYSEEGQKFRDLSGFSELEDVHRLSHTLGRDIVLAHNAGDHEKVKKLLDEAQRNSERLNRLLEQLKNGYLARLG